The DNA segment GCTGCAGCGCCATCTGCTGGAGCAGATGCTGGCGCAGCTGAACGAGCGGGAACAGCGCGTCATCCAGCTCTATTACGAATTCGACCTCAACCTCAAGGAAATTGCAGCGGTGCTGGAGTTGTCCGAGGCGCGGGTCTGTCAGATCAACAAGGAAGCGCTGCGCAAGATGCGTGCAGCGCTGGAGGGGGCGTAAGCCCCCCGCCGTCATTTCGGGAAACACAAAGCATGTTGCAACTTCTGGGCATCTTCATTGTGCTGGGCACCGTCTTCGGAGGGTTTGTGCTCAGCGGCGGTCAACTGGGGGTGATCTGGCAGCCGATGGAGGTCTTCATCATTGCCGGTGCCGGCCTGGGGGCGCTGGTGCTGGGCAATCCCAAGCACATCTTGTCGGAGCTGTGGCTGCAGCTGCGCAATGTGATGTCGCAGACCAAGCAGACGGTGGAGTTCCAGCGCCAGCTGCTGCTGCTGATGTACGAGCTGCTGCTGACTGCGTCCGGGGGGCTGAAGGCCCTGGATGCGCATGTGGAAAAGCCCAAGGACAGCCCGTTGTTCCAGCGCTATCCGCTGGTGCTGGCGGACGCCAAGCTGCTGCATTTCATCGTGGACAACTTCCGCCTGATGGCCATGGGCAAGATCAGCAGCCACGAGCTGGAAGGCGTGCTGGACCAGGAGCTGGAAACCATCCAGGAAGAGCTGCTGCAGCCGGCCAAATCGCTGGGCAAGATCGCGGAGGCGATGCCGGGCTTCGGCATCCTGGCGGCGGTGCTGGGCATTGTGATGGCCATGAGCTATGTGGCCGATGGCGCCACGGCCGGCGAGATCGCGGTCAAGGTCGGTGCTGCCATGGTGGGCACCTTCATCGGCATTTTCCTGTGCTACGGCGTGCTGGATCCGCTGTGCAACTTCATGAAGCAGCGTGTGATGGAACACATTGCCGCCATGGAGTGCGTGAAAGTGGTGCTGGTGGCCCATGTGGCGGGCAAGCCGCCGCTGCTGTCCATCGATGCGGGGCGCCGCCTGGTGCCGCTGAACATCAAGCCCAGCTTTGCCGCGCTGGAGACCTGGATCACCGACATGACGGCCCGCGAGACCGGAGGGGCCCGTGCTTAAGCGTGCCGGCCAGGAGCATGGTGAGGTCGTCGTCAAGAAAAGCGGCGGCAAGCACCAGCATGAAGAGCACAACAGCGCCTGGAAGGTGGCGTTTGCCGACTTCTGTCTGGCCCTGATGTGTCTTTTCCTGGTGCTGTGGGTGCTGGCCGCGCGGGACAAGGAAGAGATCGAGATGGCCATGGCCGCAGGTGCCGCCCCCAATATGACCTACCAGGGCCAGGGCGTGCGCATGATCGGCGAGTACCAGCCGGGTTCGCTGATCCCCAAGAATCCCGTCAGGCCGCAGGCCCAGGAAGAGACGGGCGGCCAGCCCCGGGTGCAGAAGCTGCTGGACAGCCCGGAAGAGCTGGCGCAGCTGTCGCGCCGGGTGCGGGAGGTCGGGGAGCAGGTCGGCCTGGGTGACCACATCGTGACCGCCGTGACGGCCGAAGGCCTGCGCATCACCGTGCACGACACCGAGCAGAGCGGCATGTTCAAGCTGGGCAGCGCTGAGCCCACCGCCGAGTTCGTGCGGCTGCTGCGCCGCATCGGCCCGATGTTCCGCGAGATCGACAACCAGTTGGTGATTGCCGGGCACACCGATGCCTTGCCCTATTCCAGCCACAGTGCGTTTGCCGCATCCAACTGGTCGCTGTCCATGCAGCGGGCGCTGGCGGCGCGCGGCCACATGATGCTGGGCGGCATGCCGGAGCGCAGCGTGCTGCAGGTGATCGGCATGGCCGAAGTGGCGCCAGCCGATCCAGAGCAGCCCCAGGCGGCCATCAACCGGCGTGTCGAGTTGCTGGTGACCACCAAGGCCCATGCCCAGAATGTGCACCAGACGTTTGGCCGACTGCCGGTGAGCGAGCCCTTGACGCCCGGGCTGCAAAGCTCGCCCGCGGACACGCCCATGCTGGAGTTGCTGCGCAAGGTATTGCTGCAGCCTTTGCAGGGCGAAGCGCAGGCCAAGCCCTAAAAACTGTCATCATGCAAAGCAGCAAACTCAGAGGCTCCCGGATGAAACTTTCCCCCATTGCGCCCGCTGCGGGCAGTGTGGCTGCACAGGGCGACCGGGTGCAGGACCTGGCCGCATCCCTGCCGGTGGCAGCGGCCGTGGTGGCCCCGGACGTGCAGGTGGGTGTGCAGGCTGCCAGCGTGCAGCGCGCCCAGGTGCAGGCGGCGCAGATGCCGGACGTGGATGTGGCGCGCGTGGCGGAAATCAAGGAAGCGCTGGCGCGTGGCGACATCAGCTTCAATCCCCAGAAGCTGGCACAGCTCATCCTGCGCCACCATGGAGGTGGGGCGTGATGGCCGATGCCCCTGCTGCCCCCGGCGCCGCACCGTCGCTGTCGACCCGCCAGCGCTGGGCTGCCATTGCCCAGGGCATGCAGCAGGACATGACGGCATACGGTCATCTGTGCGAGTTGCTGCACACGCAGTTCCATGCCGCCTTGCGCCACGATGCCGAAGCCATGCAGGAGGCTGCGGTACAGATCACGGCCCAGGTGCAATGGCTGGAAGGTACCCGCAAGGAACGTGGCCAGCATGTGCGGGCGCTGCTGCCTGCGGGTGCACCGCTGTCGATGGAGGCGGCGTTTGCCTTGCTGCAGGCGCCGCTGCAGCAGCAGTTGCTGGGCCTGTGGGGGCAGCTGGAAGCCCAGGTACAGGTGTGCAAGGCCATGAACCAGCGCAATTGCCAGCTCATCATGGAGCAGGCCGAAGTGATGCGCGCCGTGATTGTGGGCAATGCCCAGCCGGAGATCTATGCTCCGCTCTGATTTTCTGCCTTTGCCGGCTTGGCCGGGTACCGGTGGCACGGTACCGTCGGGTGCTGCGGTGGCGCCGGCCGCACGGCTGCCCCAGCTGCCGGCCACGACCCCGGTGGCCGCAGAAACGGCCGTGTACACCCCTTTGGGGCAGGATGTGGCGCGGGAGGTGCAGCAGTTCATCAGCCAGGGCAGCGGCGGTGCCGCATTGGCGTCGCCCCAGGCGCGCTGGCTGGCGCTGCAGGCCGCACGCCAGGCCGCGCGCAGTGAGCGGAGCAAGGAGGGCCTGTCTGCCACGGGCGGCGTGCGCAGCGCAGCCGCGGCCGTGGGTGCGGCAGCCTCCCTGCAGCCAGCGCAGCAGGCCTTTCTGGACCGCATTGCCCCCTGGGCGCAGCAGGCTGCGCAGCGCTTGGGCGTGTCGCCGCGGGCGGTCATGGCGCATGCCGCGCTGGAAAGCGGCTGGGGGCAGCGCCCCGTGCGGGATGCGCTGGGCCAGGATAGTCTGAACCTGTTCGGCATCAAGGCGCAAGGCGGATGGACAGGCGCCAGCACCCCGGCGCTGACCACCGAATACGAGGCCGGGCAGGCGGTGCGGCAGACCCAGTCGTTCCGCCAGTACGCCGACCTCGATGCCACCTTTGGGGACTATGTGCGCCTGCTGGCGCACAGCCCGCGTTACCAGGCGGCCCTGCGCACCGGTGACGATGTGCAGGCCTTTGCCAGCGGCCTGGCGGCGGGCGGCTACGCCACCGATCCGGACTATGCGCAAAAGCTGGTGCGCATCAGTCGCCAGATTCCATCGCCTTGACCTTCACGCCGCCGCCCGGTGCCTGCGGGGCGGCCAGCAGCACGCCGGGGGCAATCAACTGCCCTTTCACCGGCCGGCCGGTGCGGGCATTGCGCACGGTCACCGTGTCCCCCAGCTTGCCGGAGCCCGTGGCCAGCCCCATCACGCTGACCTGTACGCCGTCGCCCTGGGCACGGATCTCGATCTTGTCCCCCTTGCGCATGGCCACCGGGCTGAGGAGCTGGCGCGCCTGCAAGGCCTGACCGGCCCGTCCGGCAGTCTTGAGCTGCTGGCCCACGGGGGCGGGCGTGTCCAGCAGCTCGTTGCGGTGGGCGAGTGTTTGCGGGCGCAGTTCCAGATCTTCAGCCAGCAAGGCCTGCCCGGCCGGCACGTCGCTGCGCAATGTCCAGACCGGGGCGCTGGCCTGCAGCTGCGCCACCACGCTGCCGCGCTGGCTGCCGCAGCGCACCGGGATGGAGGCACGGGTCAGGCTGTGCAGTTCCACGGCAGGGACCATCCAGCCTTCGGGGCAGGGTGTGTGGGCAGCCCCGCGAGGGGCTGTGAACTGCACCTGCAGCCGGGCCTGTGCGCGCTGTGCGGCGGGAAGCAACTGGGCCCACGCGGCCTGCAACTGGGCCTGGGCGGCGGCCTGCAGCTCGGCCGGCAGCACCGGTGGTGGCGCGGGGGCCTGCTGTGCCGCGGCCTGTGCCGACAGCCCCAGGGCGCACAGCAGGATGGGAGTCCATCTGGTCAGGAATGAATTCATTGCAAATTAAATATCTTTTGTGCAATTATAAAAACTACTGAATCGGTGTGAGTGGCAAAAATCACCACGCCTGGCATCTCCGGCGTCATTCTGTGTGAAAGATGGCTGGCAGTGTTTGTTGCTGATGGATGGATGATTTTGAACGCCATTGGCTGTATTTTTGCGTGTGTTGACGAACTGATTGTTTGATTGTTTTCTGTCGATGGCTTGCGGATCGGGTTTGTAAGCGCATTAGGTAGCGCTTTGTGTGAAAAGTAGCAACGTGAAACAATCTGCATAGTATGATTTGAGAACGCGCAAGAAATATCTCATGCGCAAATGATCAACACAGGGTTGCGCACTCCTGCAGGGGCGCAACGGGGGCGATATGGCACTGAATTTCGACTCGGCGTTGTCCGTGCATGCGCAAGCGCTGCGCGTGCGCTCTGACCGCACGCAATTGCTGGCTTCCAACCTGGCCAATGCCAGCACGCCGGGCTACCAGTCGCGGGACATCGACTTCGCGGAGGCCATGGCGCGTACGGGCCAGGAGGCGGGCTTGCCGTCGCTGGATTGGGGCGGCAGTGCAGATGCGCTGTTCCGCGTGCCCAACCATCCCTCGCAGGACGGCAACACCGTGGAGGTGGGCGTGGAGCAGGCGCTGTTTTCGCAGAACGCCTCGGACTTCCAGACCAGCCTGACCTTTCTGAACATGAAGCTGCGCGGCCTGCAGTCCGCCATCAAGGGTGAATGAGCATGGGTTTTCGTGAAATCGCGCAGATTGCCGGCTCCGCCATGACGGCCCAGAGCACGCGCCTGAACACCGTGGCCAGCAACCTGGCCAATGCCGGTGCGGCCGCCTCTTCCGAATCCGAGGCATACAAGGCACGCAAGCCGGTGTTTGCTGCCGTGATGGGCGAAAGCACGCTGGACAGCTATGCCGCCCGCGTCCAGGTGCTGGATGTGCTGGAGACGACCGAGCCGGTGCGCAAGGTGCACGAGCCGGGCAACCCCGTGGCCGATAAGGCCGGCTTTGTCTACTACTCCAACGTCAATTCCGTGGCCGAGATGACCGACATGATGTCCGCATCGCGTGCCTTTGAAACCAATGTCGAGGTGCTGGGGCGCGTGCGCTCCATGCAGCAATCGCTGCTGCGCCTTGGGGAGCAATCATGAGCTTGATCAACAGCGCCTCCGGCACGGGCACCAACGCCGGCTCCAGCAGCAGCGACGCCATCTCGCAGGCCCTGGGCGGCACCGAACTGGGCCAGATGTTCACCAAGCTGCTGGTGGCCCAGGTGCAGTACCAGGACCCGCTGGAGCCCACGGATTCCAGCACCTTCGTTACCCAGCTCACGCAGCTGAGCCAGACGGAGTCGCTGCAGTCGCTGACGTCGCAGCTCAAGACCCAGTCCTCCATTCTGGACAGCCTGCAGACCATGCAGCTGGGCAGCCAGGTCGGCTCCACGGTCATGGTCGCCACCAACAGCGTGCAGCTGGACGACAGCACCGTGAATGCCGTGGTCAATCTGCCGGCCACGGCCGATCTGACGCTGCAGCTGACGGCCCCGGATGGCAAGGTGACCACGGTCAGCCTGGGCTCCAACGCGGTGGGCGATGCCAACTTCACCATCGACCCCGCCGCGCTGGGCCTGCCTGCGGGCAAGTACGGCATCGTGGTCAAGGATGCCAGCGGCACCAGCTACCCCGTGGAAGTGGCGGGCACGCTGCAGGCCGTGCGCCTGACGTCGAGCGGCAGCGTGGCCCTGCAGGTGCAGGGCCTGGGCGATGTGCTGCCTTCCAGCGTGACGCGTTTCGTGGGTCAGAAGGCCTGAGCGCCCTGACGTTTTCTCCCTCTCTTCACCAGGCCTGAAATCATGAGCTTCCAGATTGCGCTGTCGGCGCTCCAAGCGATCAACAACCAGCTCGACAACATCTCGCAGAACATCGCCAACACCGGCACCACGGGCTACAAGTCCAGCCGCACCAACTTCGCGGCCATGTATGCCGGCTCGTCGCCCAACGGCGTGCGCGCCGCCTCCACCACCCAGACCCTGGATGTGGCGGGCGGTCTGCTGAGCACCGGCCGCAACCTGGATGTGGCCATCGCGGGCAATGGCTACTTCATGGTGAAGGACAGCACCGGCGTGATGAACTACACCCGTGTCGGCGTGTTCGATGTGGACAAGCAGGGCGTGCTGGTGGACCACATGGGTCGCCAGGTGCAGGGGTACGGCGTGACCGCCGGCAATGCGGCCCTGGGCAATCTGGGCAACCTGACGGTGCCGACCGGCCAGATCCCGGCGCAGGCCAGCACCTCGGTGGACTTCGTGGCCAATCTGTCGGCGGACTGGAGCGTGCCGGCCAATGCGTTCAACCCCACGGATTCCAGCAGCTACAACAGCTCGACCGTGTCCGTGGTGTATGACTCGCTGGGTCGCCAGCACACCGTCACCCAGTACTTCGTCAAGACGGCGAACAACACGGTGGAAGTGCACTACCAGAACGAAAACACCGCCGTGGGCACCAGCACGCTGAAGTTCACGACTGCAGGGCAGCTGGACACCGCGGCTTCCACCGTTGCGGCCGTGAACCTGACACCGGCCGGCGCGAATGCGCTGTCGGTGACGTTCGACTATGCCGGCACCACCCAGTTTGCCGGTGACACCTCGACCACCACCAATGCCTCGGACGGCTATGCCTCGGGCACGATGGTGAATGTGCTGGTCGGCGCCGATGGCTCGGTGAATGCGCAGTACAGCAACGGCATGGTGCAGAGCGTGGGCGTGATCGCGCTGGCCACTTTCCCCAGCGACAGCGGGCTGACGGCCGTGGACGGCACCAGCTGGCAGGCTTCGGCCAAGTCCGGTGCCGCACTGATCGGCACCCCTGGCACGGGGCAGCTGGGCGAGCTGGAAAGCCAGCAGCTGGAGCAGTCGAATGTGGAAGTCGCATCCGAGCTGGTGGACCTGATGGGCGCGCAGCGCAACTACCAGGCCAACACCAAGGTGATCAGCACGCAGAACGAAATCATGCAGTCGCTGATGCAGGTGATGTAAGGCGGGAGCGGCGCTCATGGACAAGCTGATCTATACCGTCATGACGGGCGCGGAGCGTGCGTTCCATGCCCAGCAGGTGCACGCCAACAACCTGGCCAATGCCGACACCACGGGCTTTCGTGCCGACTACGAAGTGGCCGGCACGCAGGCCGTGGGCGGGTATGGCTACGACAGCCGCCACCAGAGCACTGGGGCCACGGATGTGGTGTCGCAGCGCCTGGGGGCGGTGCGCGAAACCGGGCGCGATCTGGACGTCGCCGTGCTGGGCCAGGGGCTGATCACGGTGGCGGACGCCGGCGGCGAGGCCTATACCCGTGCCGGTGCCATGCTGGTGGACAGCGAAGGCAATCTCTCCATCAACGGCCGGGCAGTGCTGGGCGATGGCGGACCGATTGTGCTGCCGCCGTTTCGCGTCCTGTCGGTGGCCGAGGATGGCACCGTGTCCATCCTGCCGGAGAACGGGACCGAGATGCAGGAAGTCGACCGGCTGAAGCTGGTGGACGGCAGTCAGCCCATGACCAAGACCACCGCAGGTCTGCTGGTGTCGCGCAGCGGCGAAGCCCTGCCCGCCAGCGAGACCGTGCGCGTGCGCAGCGGCGCGCTGGAGTCGTCCAACGTGCAGGCCGTGGAGGAGATGGTGGCCGTGATGGACATCAGCCGCCAGTTTGAAATCCAGATGAAGTTGTATCAGGCCGCCGACGGCATGGCCGAGGCCGGCAACCGGCTGCTGCGTGATTGAGTTGCAGTGCGTCGCCCGCCAGGGTGACAGGGACCACGTAAAAGGAACACCACCATGAATCCCGCTTTGCTCGTGAGCAAGACCGGCCTGCAGGCCCAGGACGCCAAGTTGCAGGTGATTGCGCACAATCTGGCCAACGTAAACACCGTGGGCTTCAAGCGCAACAGTGCAGCGTTTGAAGACCAGTTCTATGAAATCACCCGCATGCCGGGCAGCAACAGCCAGGGCGACAACCGCGTGCCCGCCGGCGTGCAGCTGGGCACCGGCGTGCGGCTGGTGTCCACGCACAAGCAGTTCACCGAAGGCAGCATGCAGAACACCAGCCAGCAGCTGGATGTGGCCATCGTGGGCAATGGCTTTCTGCAGGTGCTGCAGGCGAACGGCGATACGGCCTATACCCGTGCCGGTCAGCTGCAGGTGGACAACGAAGGCCGCCTGGTCAACGCCAACGGCTTGCCGCTGCAGCCGGAAATCACCATCCCCGAAGGCGCCAAGTCGGTGACCATCAGCGAAACCGGTCTGGTCAGCGCCATGGTGGGCACGGATGCCACCGCGCAGGAGCTGGGCACGCTGCAACTGGCCACGTTCGTGAACCCGGCCGGCCTGCAGGCCCAGGGCGACAACTTGTACCTGGTGTCGCAAGCCAGCGGCGATGCGGTGCTGGGCGAGCCCGGGGAAGCCGGCTTCGGCACGCTGCGCCAGTTCGCGCTGGAAAGCTCCAACGTGCAGGCGGTGGAAGAAATGGTGGACATGATCTCGGCCCAGCGCAGCTACGAGATGAACACCAAGGTGCTGTCCGCTGCGGACGACATGATGCGCAACCTGGCGCAAGCTGCATGATCTGCCGCGCTGCATGGGTGCTGCGCTGGCGTGCGGCGGGTGCTGCGCTGGCCTTGCTGGCGCTGGCAGGTTGCGCGGTGCGCCCGCCCGAGGTGATGCAGCCGGCCGAATCGGTGCCGGAGTTTCTGATGGCGCCGCAGGCCAGGGCCCAGGGCGGCGGGCTGTTCGTGCCCCATGCGTCCACAGGCCTGGTGGCCGACCAGCGTGCGCACCGCGCTGGCGACATCCTGACGGTGTTGCTGGAAGAGGTGACCCAGGCCAGCAAGAAAGCCAATACCCAGACCAGCAAGGGCAGCAGCGTCGGCATCTCGCCGCCCATTCTGGGCGGCAAGAGCATCAAGGCCGACATCGAGCTGGAAGGCAGCAGCAAGTTCAGCGGCGGCGGCAGCAGCACGCAACAGAATGCGCTGTCCGGAGCCATGACCGTCATCGTCCAGCAGGTGCTGCCCAACGGCCTGCTCTACATCAAGGGCGACCGCGCGCTGTCGCTCAACCAGGGCGATGAAGTGCTGCGCCTGAGCGGCTATGTGCGCGCCACCGATGTGGACCTGAACAACCGCGTGTCCTCGCTGCGCGTCGCCAATGCGCGCATCAGCTACTCGGGCCATGGCGCGCTGTCCGATGCCAGCGAAGCTGGCTGGCTGACACGCTTCTTCCAAAGCCCGCTTTTCCCCTTCTGATCGTGATGATGTTTGCACGCCTGCTGTCTCGTTTCCTCTGTCGCGGTGCCATGGCCCTGGTGCTGGCAGGTCTGGCCCTGCCTTCCGGGGCGCAGCCCGCGGGCAAAACGGTGCGCGGTGCCGAGGCGGGCGCCAAGACCAGCATGCGGCCCCTGCGCCATCTGGTGCATGTCGAAGGCGTGCGCGAAAACCAGCTGATCGGTTACGGCCTGGTGGTGGGCCTGAACGGCACGGGCGACAGCACGCAGGTCAAGTTTGCGGGCCAGTCCGTGGCCAATATGCTGACCCAGTTCGGCATCAAGCTGCCCGAGAAGACCAGCACCAAGTTGAAGAACGTGGCCACGGTGATGGTCAGCGGGGTGTTCCCGCCGGGCTACCGCAAGGGCCAGAGCATCGACGTGACCGTGTCCTCGCTGGGCGATGCGAAAAGCCTGCGCGGCGGCATGCTGCTGATGGCGCCGCTGCGCGGGGTGGACAACGAGATCTATGCCATCGCCCAGGGGCAGCTGGTGGTGGGGGGCTTGAATGCCACCGGCAACAGCGGCTCCAGCGTCACCGTCAATACGCCCACTTCCGGCCGCATTCCCAACGGCGCCACGGTGGAGCGCGAGATCCCTTCCGACTTCGAGAGCGGCGAGACCGTGCTGCTGTCGCTGCGCCAGCCGAGCTTTCGCACGGCCCGCAATATCGTCCAGGCCATCAACACGCGCTACGGCGATATCGCCAGCACGCGCGATGGCACCAGCATCGAGGTGCGCGCACCGCTGGTGCCGACGCAGCGGGTCGGCTTTGTTGCCG comes from the Comamonas terrigena NBRC 13299 genome and includes:
- the motA gene encoding flagellar motor stator protein MotA gives rise to the protein MLQLLGIFIVLGTVFGGFVLSGGQLGVIWQPMEVFIIAGAGLGALVLGNPKHILSELWLQLRNVMSQTKQTVEFQRQLLLLMYELLLTASGGLKALDAHVEKPKDSPLFQRYPLVLADAKLLHFIVDNFRLMAMGKISSHELEGVLDQELETIQEELLQPAKSLGKIAEAMPGFGILAAVLGIVMAMSYVADGATAGEIAVKVGAAMVGTFIGIFLCYGVLDPLCNFMKQRVMEHIAAMECVKVVLVAHVAGKPPLLSIDAGRRLVPLNIKPSFAALETWITDMTARETGGARA
- a CDS encoding flagellar motor protein MotB gives rise to the protein MLKRAGQEHGEVVVKKSGGKHQHEEHNSAWKVAFADFCLALMCLFLVLWVLAARDKEEIEMAMAAGAAPNMTYQGQGVRMIGEYQPGSLIPKNPVRPQAQEETGGQPRVQKLLDSPEELAQLSRRVREVGEQVGLGDHIVTAVTAEGLRITVHDTEQSGMFKLGSAEPTAEFVRLLRRIGPMFREIDNQLVIAGHTDALPYSSHSAFAASNWSLSMQRALAARGHMMLGGMPERSVLQVIGMAEVAPADPEQPQAAINRRVELLVTTKAHAQNVHQTFGRLPVSEPLTPGLQSSPADTPMLELLRKVLLQPLQGEAQAKP
- the flgM gene encoding flagellar biosynthesis anti-sigma factor FlgM → MKLSPIAPAAGSVAAQGDRVQDLAASLPVAAAVVAPDVQVGVQAASVQRAQVQAAQMPDVDVARVAEIKEALARGDISFNPQKLAQLILRHHGGGA
- the flgN gene encoding flagellar export chaperone FlgN; translated protein: MADAPAAPGAAPSLSTRQRWAAIAQGMQQDMTAYGHLCELLHTQFHAALRHDAEAMQEAAVQITAQVQWLEGTRKERGQHVRALLPAGAPLSMEAAFALLQAPLQQQLLGLWGQLEAQVQVCKAMNQRNCQLIMEQAEVMRAVIVGNAQPEIYAPL
- a CDS encoding glucosaminidase domain-containing protein: MLRSDFLPLPAWPGTGGTVPSGAAVAPAARLPQLPATTPVAAETAVYTPLGQDVAREVQQFISQGSGGAALASPQARWLALQAARQAARSERSKEGLSATGGVRSAAAAVGAAASLQPAQQAFLDRIAPWAQQAAQRLGVSPRAVMAHAALESGWGQRPVRDALGQDSLNLFGIKAQGGWTGASTPALTTEYEAGQAVRQTQSFRQYADLDATFGDYVRLLAHSPRYQAALRTGDDVQAFASGLAAGGYATDPDYAQKLVRISRQIPSP
- the flgA gene encoding flagellar basal body P-ring formation chaperone FlgA, giving the protein MNSFLTRWTPILLCALGLSAQAAAQQAPAPPPVLPAELQAAAQAQLQAAWAQLLPAAQRAQARLQVQFTAPRGAAHTPCPEGWMVPAVELHSLTRASIPVRCGSQRGSVVAQLQASAPVWTLRSDVPAGQALLAEDLELRPQTLAHRNELLDTPAPVGQQLKTAGRAGQALQARQLLSPVAMRKGDKIEIRAQGDGVQVSVMGLATGSGKLGDTVTVRNARTGRPVKGQLIAPGVLLAAPQAPGGGVKVKAMESGD
- the flgB gene encoding flagellar basal body rod protein FlgB: MALNFDSALSVHAQALRVRSDRTQLLASNLANASTPGYQSRDIDFAEAMARTGQEAGLPSLDWGGSADALFRVPNHPSQDGNTVEVGVEQALFSQNASDFQTSLTFLNMKLRGLQSAIKGE
- the flgC gene encoding flagellar basal body rod protein FlgC, with amino-acid sequence MGFREIAQIAGSAMTAQSTRLNTVASNLANAGAAASSESEAYKARKPVFAAVMGESTLDSYAARVQVLDVLETTEPVRKVHEPGNPVADKAGFVYYSNVNSVAEMTDMMSASRAFETNVEVLGRVRSMQQSLLRLGEQS
- a CDS encoding flagellar hook capping FlgD N-terminal domain-containing protein, encoding MSLINSASGTGTNAGSSSSDAISQALGGTELGQMFTKLLVAQVQYQDPLEPTDSSTFVTQLTQLSQTESLQSLTSQLKTQSSILDSLQTMQLGSQVGSTVMVATNSVQLDDSTVNAVVNLPATADLTLQLTAPDGKVTTVSLGSNAVGDANFTIDPAALGLPAGKYGIVVKDASGTSYPVEVAGTLQAVRLTSSGSVALQVQGLGDVLPSSVTRFVGQKA
- a CDS encoding flagellar hook protein FlgE; the protein is MSFQIALSALQAINNQLDNISQNIANTGTTGYKSSRTNFAAMYAGSSPNGVRAASTTQTLDVAGGLLSTGRNLDVAIAGNGYFMVKDSTGVMNYTRVGVFDVDKQGVLVDHMGRQVQGYGVTAGNAALGNLGNLTVPTGQIPAQASTSVDFVANLSADWSVPANAFNPTDSSSYNSSTVSVVYDSLGRQHTVTQYFVKTANNTVEVHYQNENTAVGTSTLKFTTAGQLDTAASTVAAVNLTPAGANALSVTFDYAGTTQFAGDTSTTTNASDGYASGTMVNVLVGADGSVNAQYSNGMVQSVGVIALATFPSDSGLTAVDGTSWQASAKSGAALIGTPGTGQLGELESQQLEQSNVEVASELVDLMGAQRNYQANTKVISTQNEIMQSLMQVM
- a CDS encoding flagellar basal body rod protein FlgF, with amino-acid sequence MDKLIYTVMTGAERAFHAQQVHANNLANADTTGFRADYEVAGTQAVGGYGYDSRHQSTGATDVVSQRLGAVRETGRDLDVAVLGQGLITVADAGGEAYTRAGAMLVDSEGNLSINGRAVLGDGGPIVLPPFRVLSVAEDGTVSILPENGTEMQEVDRLKLVDGSQPMTKTTAGLLVSRSGEALPASETVRVRSGALESSNVQAVEEMVAVMDISRQFEIQMKLYQAADGMAEAGNRLLRD
- the flgG gene encoding flagellar basal-body rod protein FlgG encodes the protein MNPALLVSKTGLQAQDAKLQVIAHNLANVNTVGFKRNSAAFEDQFYEITRMPGSNSQGDNRVPAGVQLGTGVRLVSTHKQFTEGSMQNTSQQLDVAIVGNGFLQVLQANGDTAYTRAGQLQVDNEGRLVNANGLPLQPEITIPEGAKSVTISETGLVSAMVGTDATAQELGTLQLATFVNPAGLQAQGDNLYLVSQASGDAVLGEPGEAGFGTLRQFALESSNVQAVEEMVDMISAQRSYEMNTKVLSAADDMMRNLAQAA
- the flgH gene encoding flagellar basal body L-ring protein FlgH, producing the protein MICRAAWVLRWRAAGAALALLALAGCAVRPPEVMQPAESVPEFLMAPQARAQGGGLFVPHASTGLVADQRAHRAGDILTVLLEEVTQASKKANTQTSKGSSVGISPPILGGKSIKADIELEGSSKFSGGGSSTQQNALSGAMTVIVQQVLPNGLLYIKGDRALSLNQGDEVLRLSGYVRATDVDLNNRVSSLRVANARISYSGHGALSDASEAGWLTRFFQSPLFPF
- a CDS encoding flagellar basal body P-ring protein FlgI; translated protein: MFARLLSRFLCRGAMALVLAGLALPSGAQPAGKTVRGAEAGAKTSMRPLRHLVHVEGVRENQLIGYGLVVGLNGTGDSTQVKFAGQSVANMLTQFGIKLPEKTSTKLKNVATVMVSGVFPPGYRKGQSIDVTVSSLGDAKSLRGGMLLMAPLRGVDNEIYAIAQGQLVVGGLNATGNSGSSVTVNTPTSGRIPNGATVEREIPSDFESGETVLLSLRQPSFRTARNIVQAINTRYGDIASTRDGTSIEVRAPLVPTQRVGFVADLQDLQVAMGQELPRVVFNSRTGTVVIAEGVTVKAAAVSHGALRVVIREQSNVSQPAPFSQGNTVVTPESNVQVQEGNGHMFEWPAGAKLQTIIDTINRTGASPDDIMSILQALDQAGALHGELVVI